In Nymphaea colorata isolate Beijing-Zhang1983 chromosome 10, ASM883128v2, whole genome shotgun sequence, the genomic stretch AGAAGGGCGGTTaataatatgcatatttatataCTTCTATAGAGCTTATTAAGAACAGTCCCCCACACTCAAGAAGATCAGAAGAAGTTAAAAAGATAAGCAAAATAAGGGGCTCCATTTCTGGATAGTCATCATAAAAGCGAGCCCCAACCAGGTAAAATCAAGAACACGTTTACTTCTTCTTCGGCTTCCTTTATGACATACGACTTAATGGTGAGAAAGCGTCTACTTCTCCTCGTTTTGGAAGGCAGAAATGGGGAAGGTCCTCGTCATTCCTCCTGGGCCAATGAAGTTGAGCTTAGTCTTGGTGTCGTCCACATACACCTCAGTGATGTTCACCCAGATCAGCAGCTCCTTGCACTTCACCCCAGTCATCTTCTTGAACTTGCCCTTCTCAAAATGCGCTGTGACCTCTGTGTTGTAGCTCGCCAACTTGGCGATCTTCTTGAAGCAGtgctcctttttcttcttctgcttcacCCAGACATAGCTGTTCTCTCTGATGATCCCGAATTCTAAGATGTCCTCCAAGGGGAGGAGGCCATTGGGCAGTTCCAACTCCTTGAGAAGCTCTAAGATTTTCTGCCTGCAAATCTCGTCCCCATGGCAGATCTCTGCCTTGGCCTTGAGGTCCTCGTCCATAACCAGGGAAGACATTTTTGTTTCTTGGGGAGGCGAGCAAATCAGGGCTCCTGTGAGAAGGGATCAGCAGGAGATGGGAATTCCCACCTTCTGAAGACTGTATTTATAGTTGATCTTTTGCAAAGTAGAGCTCCC encodes the following:
- the LOC116262910 gene encoding uncharacterized protein LOC116262910 translates to MSSLVMDEDLKAKAEICHGDEICRQKILELLKELELPNGLLPLEDILEFGIIRENSYVWVKQKKKKEHCFKKIAKLASYNTEVTAHFEKGKFKKMTGVKCKELLIWVNITEVYVDDTKTKLNFIGPGGMTRTFPISAFQNEEK